One window from the genome of Cyprinus carpio isolate SPL01 chromosome B1, ASM1834038v1, whole genome shotgun sequence encodes:
- the apela gene encoding apelin receptor early endogenous ligand — MRFFHPLYLLLLLLTVLFIASARKQGRLHNLKTLFRRFSQPEAEISQTQLSKETVSASTLQSAIPLRFHNYSTIHNYGVLSSLKKTKDQ; from the exons ATGAGATTCTTCCATCCACTCTATCTCCTTCTGCTGCTGCTCACAGTACTGTTCATTGCCAGCGCCAGAAAACAAGGTAGGCTACATAACCTCAAGACCTTGTTTCGAAG ATTTTCTCAACCTGAGGCGGAAATATCGCAGACACAACTGTCCAAAGAAACGGTGTCTGCCTCTACACTCCAGAGTGCCATTCCCTTGAG gTTTCACAACTACTCAACTATCCACAACTATGGTGTCTTGTCAAGCCTTAAGAAAACCAAAGACCAGTGA
- the LOC109059035 gene encoding transmembrane protein 192-like encodes MESVRTSAHGNNTNVDFTQSTDDDPLIDGPLVSQDALESVIKREFKKLPTHWAVSVISFLHVVYVVLCIVITVFCWISDEHTPECTAALQSIDSKTVILLGKVALWVMVFIFDRFVQHHHSAVRRRGYLDFYRLTRKIKTLPLLIHSAGNALILIVIAPSSLLDANVKNLSVYLLLAIICLELLLSVICLLGYAVHVVKFNSKKPHPDVTEEEHSHGCSSEGHTETGFRDGSSLEDVVEKQADLIDYLKQHNSVLSRRILALTAQQIRG; translated from the exons ATGGAGTCTGTGCGTACATCGGCTCATGGA AATAACACAAATGTAGATTTTACACAAAGCACTGATGATGACCCTCTTATTGATGGACCACTGGTTTCCCAAGATGCACTTGAGTCAGTGATCAAGAGAGAGTTTAAGAAATTACCCACTCATTGGGCAGTGAGTGTCATCTCATTTTTACAT GTGGTTTATGTGGTTTTATGCATTGTAATCACAGTATTTTGCTGGATATCTGATGAGCACACTCCTGAGTGCACTGCAGCATTGCAGAGCATCGACTCCAAGACTGTGATCTTACTGGGAAAAGTTGCTCTCTGGGTGATGGTCTTCATATTTGATAGATTTGTCCAGCATCACCATAGTGCAGTGAGACGGAGAGGTTATCTGGACTTCTATAGACTGACCCGCAAAATAAAAACCCTTCCTCTACTCATTCACTCTGCAG GTAATGCACTGATCCTGATTGTAATTGCTCCATCTTCTCTGCTGGATGCAAATGTGAAGAATCTTTCTGTATATCTTCTGTTGGCCATTATCTGTCTGGAGCTACTGCTGTCAGTTATATGCTTGCTTGGATATGCAG TACATGTGGTGAAGTTTAATAGCAAGAAACCACATCCTGATGTGACTGAAGAAGAACACTCTCATGGCTGCTCCAGCGAAGGTCATACAGAGACAGGCTTCAG GGACGGCTCCAGCCTGGAGGATGTGGTGGAAAAGCAGGCGGACCTGATTGATTATCTGAAACAGCACAACAGTGTTCTGAGCAGGAGGATCCTTGCGCTAACCGCTCAGCAGATCAGAGGCTGA